In the Oryza glaberrima chromosome 6, OglaRS2, whole genome shotgun sequence genome, one interval contains:
- the LOC127775501 gene encoding BTB/POZ domain-containing protein At3g05675-like yields MEPSDLVDGYKFGDQTTSDVRVCFKRADDQAEWFCCHSSVLSGNSKYFADWLSRNDIGSNNCIEVDCISADYEHYVKVLKLIYLPAESIIDSFESVRSAVGVLRASTLLKCELITRSCIEYLEAASWDEKEEEEILEVAQSLGSEEAVALLARLQAPNVSAVKNVFISAIRFATSMESPSPPFLDDLKTSAQEQIDFMLHEDDDTALVTMDEDVRSVVREGLKKLFSTLKIGLDLLTSEYEQLPEQAEQRVLCSLADIDWMANVLTKIEMMNEFVSGWSEISGYVLSVVQDKKYSSGLWLVKAKLIEVTGKAFDAVGYGSVVFPASSRVHFLRMWLPFMQTTKRLLDEKSKDDAIPQMDADLFQNIEGAIVSLVLALPSGDQADILGEWMKNAEQFRYPDLTEAFEVWCYRSKTAKRRLVGGLNGSGNPTVSL; encoded by the coding sequence ATGGAACCATCCGATCTAGTTGATGGATACAAGTTCGGTGATCAAACTACAAGCGATGTTCGTGTTTGCTTTAAACGGGCCGATGACCAGGCAGAATGGTTTTGCTGCCATTCATCTGTGCTTTCCGGAAATAGCAAGTATTTTGCAGACTGGCTTAGCAGAAATGACATTGGTTCAAACAACTGCATTGAGGTTGACTGTATAAGTGCTGACTATGAACATTATGTCAAGGTGTTGAAGTTAATATATCTTCCTGCAGAATCAATTATAGATTCTTTTGAATCTGTTAGGTCAGCGGTTGGCGTGCTTCGAGCGTCAACACTTCTCAAATGTGAGTTAATTACCAGAAGCTGCATTGAATACCTTGAAGCAGCTTCATGGGAtgaaaaagaggaggaagagatttTGGAAGTAGCTCAGAGCCTTGGCTCAGAGGAAGCAGTAGCTCTGTTAGCCCGTCTTCAAGCCCCAAATGTTTCTGCTGTGAAGAATGTCTTCATCTCTGCCATTCGTTTTGCTACGTCCATGGAAAGTCCATCTCCTCCTTTCTTGGATGATCTCAAGACTTCTGCTCAGGAGCAAATTGACTTCATGCTCCATGAGGACGATGACACTGCTTTGGTTACAATGGATGAGGATGTGAGGTCTGTGGTGCGAGAAGGATTGAAAAAACTGTTCTCCACGCTTAAGATTGGACTAGATCTGTTGACCTCGGAGTATGAGCAATTGCCTGAACAGGCAGAACAAAGGGTTCTCTGTAGTTTAGCTGACATTGACTGGATGGCTAATGTCTTGACAAAGATTGAGATGATGAACGAGTTTGTCTCTGGTTGGTCAGAAATCTCTGGCTATGTTCTTTCAGTTGTTCAGGATAAGAAGTATAGCTCAGGATTGTGGCTTGTAAAAGCAAAACTTATTGAAGTGACTGGAAAGGCCTTTGATGCTGTTGGCTATGGCTCTGTGGTTTTCCCAGCATCATCCAGAGTTCATTTTCTGCGGATGTGGCTTCCATTCATGCAAACAACGAAGCGCTTGCTTGATGAAAAGTCGAAGGATGATGCGATTCCACAGATGGATGCAGACTTGTTTCAGAACATTGAGGGTGCAATAGTCTCATTGGTGTTAGCATTGCCATCAGGTGATCAGGCAGACATTCTTGGAGAGTGGATGAAGAATGCAGAGCAGTTCAGATATCCTGATCTCACTGAGGCATTTGAGGTGTGGTGTTACCGTAGTAAAACAGCAAAGAGGAGGCTAGTAGGAGGGCTAAACGGGAGTGGCAACCCCACAGTCAGCTTGTAA
- the LOC127775580 gene encoding uncharacterized protein LOC127775580, which translates to MSRKEVVVAAAGGGAGAESGAEGSSSAGSSGGGGELAEALARRRLYREVTLALRTGLRDAKADFSFLRARGLRSLLGFLRSTASATDDSQLLLFRHSQSIPDLQVIPVLFQNSLHQPKEDPVVTLDHIFGVEPMKITSPPTDNEIALALRVLEGCCLLYSRCTALAHKYKAVKVILNILANRGPAEQGVCLDALISLMLDSPPNQMDFEEFSGLEKVAELLKDVQVEEHIRLKCGEFLLLLIGHVYAKENSPIHEQMRILFGEQCASLIWAASRFGSTLDVEQRQMALQIQARRVVESLEPY; encoded by the exons ATGAGCCggaaggaggtggtggtggcggcggctggagggggCGCGGGTGCGGAATCGGGAGCGGAGGGATCTTCATCTGcgggaagcagcggcggcggcggggagctcgcGGAggcgctggcgcggcggcggctgtacCGGGAGGTGACGCTGGCGCTGCGCACGGGGCTGCGCGACGCCAAGGCCGACTTTTCCTTCCTCCGCGCGCGGGGGCTCCGCAGCCTCCTCGGCTTCCTccgctccaccgcctccgccaccgacgACTCGCAGCTGCTCCTCTTCCGGCATTCCCAGTCTATCCCCGATCTCCAAG TTATTCCTGTTCTCTTTCAGAACTCATTGCATCAACCAAAGGAAGATCCTGTTGTGACCTTGGATCATATATTTGGAGTAGAACCAATGAAGATTACAAGCCCTCCAACAGATAATGAAATTGCTCTCGCTCTTAGAGTCTTGGAAGGATGTTGCCTTTTGTATAGCCGATGCACTGCTCTGGCACACAAGTACAAGGCTGTGAAG GTAATCCTGAATATATTAGCTAACCGAGGTCCAGCTGAGCAAGGAGTGTGCTTGGACGCGCTGATATCGTTGATGTTGGATTCACCCCCCAATCAGATG GATTTCGAGGAATTCAGTGGACTTGAGAAGGTTGCAGAGCTTTTAAAGGATGTGCAAGTAGAAGAGCACATAAG ATTGAAATGTGGGGAGTTCCTACTATTGCTAATTGGGCATGTTTATGCGAAAGAAAACTCTCCCATACACGAACAAATGAGAATTTTGTTCGGCGAGCAGTGCGCATCACTGATATGGGCAGCAAGTCGGTTTGGCTCCACTCTCGACGTGGAGCAGAGGCAGATGGCCTTGCAAATACAAGCAAGGAGAGTTGTTGAATCCTTGGAGCCCTACTAA